The genomic segment ACCACGTCAGCGACGAGCGGGCACTGTTCGCCTCGGACTCCGCCGCCACCGGCTGGATGGGCGCCGACCTGGGTGGTGTGAAGCCGGGCGACGTGGTCGCGGTGTGGGGCGCGGGTGCGGTCGGGCAGATGGCGGCGCGCGCGGCCCAGTTGCTCGGCGCGGACCGGGTGATCCTGATCGACCGTTACGACTATCGGCTGCAGCCTGCCGAGAAGCAGTTCGGCGTCGAGACGCTCAACTACGAGCGCACGAACGTCGCGTTGGAGCTGCGTGAACGCAGTGGCGGCCGGGGCCCCGACGTGTGCATCGAGGCGGTCGGCATGGAGGCTCACACGGCCGGCCCGCAGAACGTCTACGACCAGGTCAAGCAGCAGCTGCGACTGGAGACGGACCGGCCCTCGGCGGTGCGCGAGGCGATTCACGCTTGCCGCAAGGGCGGATCGGTCTTCGTGCTGGGCGTCTTCGCCGGGTTCGTCGACAAGTTCCCGCTGGGCGCGATGATGAACAAGGGCCTGACCGTACGGGGGGCGCAGATGCACGGGCAGCGCTACATCCCGATGCTGCTCGAGCGGATGGCCAAGGACGAACTGGTCACCGAGTATCTGGCCACCCACGTGATGCCGCTGACCGAGGCGCCCGAGGGTTACCGCATTTTCAAGGAGAAAGAGGACGGCTGCCTGCGGGCCGTGTTCCTGCCGGGCTGACCGCTGATCTTGGGGCTGCGTCGATCTTGCGCGTACGGCATATTGGGCGGCATGGCTGGTCAACCCTTGCGCTGGTGGACGCGTGAGTCGTCGCGGCAGATCCTGGCCCTGCCGGTGGTGCTCCTCGGCTTCCTGGTGCCCGCCGACCCGGTCGTGCAGTGGCTCGCCGGCTGGGACTGCTACGCCGTCGTCTACCTGCTGCTGACCTGGCTGGTCTTCCGCCGGCGGGATCCTCCGGCCGCGCGGGCCGTCGCGCTGGCCTCCCGGCGGCGCACCGTGACCGACCGGCTGCTGGCGTCCGCGCCGGAACAGTTCGCGCAGGCGGCCGCGTCGGTTGCGCTCGTCGCCACGGTCATCGCCCTGCCGCAGGCCCGCACGCTGGGCGGGCCACCGCCGGTCGTCGTCACGGTCTGTGTCATCGCGGTCGTCTCCTGCTGGCTGGTGCTGCAGACCGGGTTCGCCATGGCCTACCTGGGTTTGTACGCCACCGGCGGCGGGCTGACGTTCCCCGGGGACGAGGAACCCGGCGTGGTCGACTTCGCGTATTTCTCGGTCGCGATCGGCACCTCCTTCGGCACCACCGACGTGCAGGTCACCCAGACCCGGATCCGCCGCCAGGTGCTGGTCCACGGGGTGACGGCCTTCCTGTTCAACGCGCTGATCGTGGCGTCGGCCGTGACGTTGCTGGTCACGTACATCTCGAAGCCGTGAACACCGGCGCGGCCATGGCGGCCCTGCGGGTCACGCCGCGCACGGGCCCGGGACAGCTGGAGTCGCGGTCGGGCGCCGGGGTCCATCCGGTCACCACCGCCGGCGGGCGGCCCGCGTTCCTCAAGGTCGGCACCAACCGGCGCGAGCTCGACTTCTACCGGTCGGCGGATGTCCCGGTGCGCGTGCCGGAGCTGTTGGGTCACCGGGACGACGCGCTGCTGCTCGGGGCGGCCGGCGCGACGGTCGACGTCACACAGTGGACGGACGCGATGTGGGCCGCCCTGTTCGCCGATCTGGCCGCCCTGCACGCGGCACCGCCGCCGCCGTGGGCCGCCCCGGACCCGCTGACCGAGGCGATGGCGCGACCGGACCTTGCCCTTGTTCACGAGTTCTGGGGAGCGGAGCCGGACGCGGGACCTCTGCGAGCCGCCATGGCAGGCGCGGGAACGGCGTTCGTCCACGGCGATTGCCACACCGAGAACATCACCGTGGACGACGGCTGCCTGGTCTTCTGCGACTGGCAGTCGACCGGTTCCGGGCGGCCGTCGTCGGATCTGGCCCTGCTGAGCGTGCGGGCCACTCCGGCCGGCGTGCGGGTGCCGCTCGAGAACTATCCGGGCCGCCCGGAACTGAGGCGCGCGACGCTGGCCGAAGAACTCGCGATACTGATATTTCAGTGGCCGCTGTACGCGGGTTACAACACGGCCGAGGGCAACGAGCGCATCCGGGCGCGGGGGCGGTTGCTGGCCCGGCAGTTCGGCGACCTTTAGGACGCGACCCGCTCCGACGGGACGAGGCGCCACGCGAGCAGACCGGCCACCAGCAGCAGGACCGCCGCCACGTACGAGGTGGTCTGCATGGCCGACGAGAACGCCTCCTGCGCCGCCGGCACCAGCACCGCCGGACCCGACTGCACAGCCGTAGCCAACGACTCGTCCACCGCCGCCCGCGACCCCACCGGCCACCCCGACAGATCAGGCAACGCGTCACGATAAAGCACCGCCTGCACCGTGCCCAGCAACGCAATCCCCAAAGCCACCCCCAGCTCGTACGCCATCTCCGAAATCGCCGACGCCGCACCCGCACGCTCCGCCGGCACCGCAGCCAGCACAGCATCAGTCGCCGCCGTGAACGCCAGCCCCACACCCAGACCGACCACCACCAGCCCCACCGCCATCACCGCGAAACCGCTCAGCCCCTCCCCCACCGCCAGCACAGCCAGCCCCGCCGCGGCCGCCAGCAGCGACGCTCCCAGGGCCCGCCCCACTCCCAGCCGGGCCATCACCCGCACCGCCACCGCCACCACGGCAATCGAGGCCAGCGTCAACGGCAGCTCCCGCAACCCCGCCTGCAGCGGCGAATATCCCCGGACCAGCTGCAAGTACTGCGAGAAGAAGAACAACAACCCACTGAACGCGAAGATCGCGATCATGCTGGCCAGGATCGTCCCGCTGAACGCGGGGCGGGTGAACAGCGTGACGTCGACCAGCGGGGACGGCAACGCCCGCTGCCGCCGCACGAACCAGATCGCGCAGGCCAGGCCGGCCAGCGCAGCGATCAGGGCGGGCAGGTCGGCACCCTCGTGGGCGACGTGCTTGACGGCCCACACGATCGGGACGACGGCGGTCACTGAGAGCAGCGCGCTCAACGGGTCGAACGGGCCGGGCGCGGGGTTGCGCGACTCGGGCACCAGCAACGCCACCCCGAGCAGGACGAGCAGCATGATCGGCAGGTTGATCACGAAGACCGAACCCCACCAGAAGTGCTCCAGCAGCACCCCGCCCACCAGCGGGCCGAGCGCGGCGCCACCGGACGCCCCGGCCGCCCAGACAGCGATGGCCCGCGTGCGCAGACCAGGCTCGGGGAACAGATTGCGTACCAGGGAAAGAGTCGACGGCATCAACGTGGCCCCGGCCACCCCCAGCAGCACCCGCGCCGCGATCAGCCACCCCGCACCCGGCGCGAACGCCGCCAGCAACGACGCCGCCCCGAACCCGGCCACCCCGAACAACAGCAACCTGCGTCGGCCGATCCGATCAGCCAGCGTGCCCATACTGATCAGCAGACCGGCCAGCGCGAACGAGTAGACATCACCGATCCACAACAACTGCGTACCGGTCGGCTCCAGATCCGCCATCAACGCGGGCACCGCCAGCGCCAGCACCGTCCCGTCGACCGCCAGCAACGTCACCGCCAGCGTGAGCGCGGCCAGGGCGGCCCACCGGCGCACCCCGGCGCGCTCATCTGTTCCCACCGTCATGCCGTCGACGTTAGCCGACCATCCGGTCGGCAGTACAGACCAAATGGTCGGCTACTATGGTGACGTGGCCGACTCAGATTCCGGGGGGACCATGCGCGACACGGCACGGACGCGACGGCTGGTGCTGGACGCGGCGGCCCGCACGGTCGCCGCCCAGGGCGCCGGGGTCAGCCTCGACGTGATCGCCCGCGACGCCGGGGTGTCCAAGAGCGGCCTGCTGCACCACTTCCGCAGCCGCGACCAGCTGCTGCGGGAGCTCGCCGAGGATCAGATGCAGCAGTTCCGTACGGCTGTCGACGCGGCCGTCGACCCGCGTGACCACGCGGCCGGGCGGCTCGTCCGGGGGTACGTGAACGCGGTGTTCGACGAGCTCAAGGACGGCTCAGTGGCGCCCGAGCACATCCGGCTCGTCGCGGCCCTGTCCACCGTGCCCGGGGTCGACGAGGTGATGCGGGCCGACACCCGGCACTGGACCGAGCAGTTCGAGGCCGACGGGCTGCACCCCGACCGGGTCCTGCTGATCACCCAGGCCGCCGACGGGGCCTCGCTGGCGGCGATCTACGAGGGCGAGCCCAACCCCGCGAAGAGGCAGCGCACACGCGAACTGCTGCTGCGCCTGAGTCACGGTGAGGGCGCGCCGTAGGTCAGGTCCATCGAGTCGGTGTGGCCGGGCCAGGTCAGCGTGACGTGCCAGCAGCCGGGCCGGGGCAGATCGATGATCGACGGCCCGGGCCCGCCGGCCACCTTCGCCTCGGCGCGGGTGGTGGTGCCGGCCAGCTCCGCGTCGATTCGCAGATCACCGTGCTCGTACTGATCACGTGCGACCCAGAGGATCTTGTTGCTGCGGTCGGGGGCGGACGGGCTGCTCAACGGGTGGCCGAACAGGATGGCCAGGATGTCGCCTTCAGCGCTGTAGACGTGCTTGGTGCCGCTGCCGTCCCAGCTGAAGCCGGCGCGGGCCCACTCGGGCAGGGCATCGGTGCGGATGGTCTCGCCGCATTGTTCTCCGGCCCGCGGCTGCGCCTCCGTCGCGGAGGTGCAGCCGCCCAGCAACAACACTGCAGCGACGACGGCAAGTGTCCTCATGTCAGGCAGACACCGCCGTCACCGCCCGGGTTCCGTCAGCCGGCCCAGTCGATCTGCGGCGAGCGGTAGAAGTCGACGCCGCGGGCGGTCCAGCGGGGTCCGTACGCCCCCAGCCGCGCCCGGAACGACTCCCAGTCCCGCGCCGGCGACCACCCCAGCTCGGCCAGCCCGGCCAGCCGCGGCCACGCCATGTATTCGATGTCGTCCAGGCTGCGCAGCGTCTCCGACCAGAGCGGCGCCTCCACGCCGAGCACGGCGCTTTCCGGCACACCCGTCACGTGCGTGCCCGGGTCCCAGTCGTACGCCTTGCGCACCTCGATGTACCCCGCCCAGCTCAGCCCGAGCCGCGTCGACGGGTCGTACTTCTGATCGATGTACGCCAGGTTGGCCGGCGACATGATCACCTTGGTGCCGTTGGCCACCGCCGCCGCCACTGTCGCGTTCTGCGTGGCCGAGCTCCAGTACTGCGCCACCGCGACGCCGGCCTCCGGCGCCGCCGCGATCTCGTTCCACCCGTACGCGGTCTTGCCGTATTTCGTGACCAGCGGCAGCACCCGCTTCTGGAACGTCAGGTAGTCGGCCTCGGTGGTCGCGTGCGCCTCGTCCCCGCCGATGTGCAGGTAAGGCCCGGGTGTCATCGCCGCCAGCTCGCGGATCACGTCCTCGACGAAGCGGTACGTCGTCTCGCTGCCGATGCACAGCGAGCTGTAGCCGACCGCGGTGTCCGTACGCGGCGGCGGCGCCACCCCGTCGCAGGTCAGCTCGGGGTAGGCCACCTGCGCCGCGTTCACGTGCCCCGGCATGTCGATCTCGGGCACGATCGTCACGTACCGGCTCGCCGCGTACCGCACCAGGTCGCGGTAGCCGGCCTTGGTCAGGAAGCCGCCGCCCACCCCGTCGACCCCGGTGCCGGCCGCCCCGCCGACGGTCGTGAGCCGCGGCCACGAGTCGATCTGGATGCGCCAGCCCTGATCGTCCGACAGGTGCAGATGCAGGTAATTGACCTTGAACTTGCTGATCTCGTCGATGTGCCGCTTGATCTCGTCCGGCGTATGGAAATGCCGGGCGATGTCCAGCATCGTCCCCCGATAACCGAACCGCGGGTAGTCGACGATCTCCCCACCGGCGATCGTCCCCGCCCCGCTCGCCGGCACCAGCTGCTGCAACGTCTGCACGCCGTTGAACAGCCCCGCCGGTGTGGCCGCCCGCAGCGTGACGCCGCGCTTGCCGACGGTAAGCCGATAGCTCTCCGGCTTCCCGTTCACGCGCCCCAGCTCCAAAGCGATCTTCGGAGTACGGCCCGGGGCCTGCCCGACGACCCGCAGGCGCAACGCCTCCCCCAGCCGCTCGGCCACCCCACGCGCCCCGCCCCGCGCCTCGATCACGGTCCTGGACGTCACGGTGAACCCGGCTCCACCCGGCCGCACCTCGACCGGCGCCGGAATGACACTGCCCAGAGCCACCACCGGCACCGCCGCGGCGGCCGAGACCGGGGCGGCCGCGGTCAGCGGCAGAGCACAAGCCAGAAGCACTGCGAGACGTCTACGCATCCCCCGACCGTACATAGCCAGTCTTCGATCTGTGAAGACTCTTGCCAGCCACTGACACCCCCATCGTGCTGACCATCGCCGAGATCGGACGCCTGCTCAACGTCTTCCTCGCCGCGCCCCGCGACATCGAATTCGCTCCTGGCTGGTGGCTGTGGCGGCGCTCCGTGCAGGCCAGGCCAGACGATCGCACTACCGGCGCCGGGACGTACCCGCCACGCGTTGCGACCGTGACGGCAGGCGGGAACCGATAATGATCGCCGTGACCCCATGGCAGCTGCCCCTCGACAGCATCGACCAGGCCCGCTCCCTGCACCGGATGCTGTTCGAAACCACGTTCGACGAGACGCCCGCCGATGCATTCCTGGGCAGTTCTCACATCGCCGCCGTGCAGCACCGACTCATCGACATGCTCACCGACGCCGAGCCGGACAAACGGTGGGAGCAGTGGCGACAGGCGGACCAGCATCCTCACCGAGTCGACTACGTCCGCCGTCACATCGAACAGTCGACGATCTGGTCCACCATGCCGGCCGACGACCGCCGACAGTACGTCCAAGACCTCCTCGCCCCGCT from the Paractinoplanes abujensis genome contains:
- a CDS encoding beta-N-acetylhexosaminidase, whose translation is MRRRLAVLLACALPLTAAAPVSAAAAVPVVALGSVIPAPVEVRPGGAGFTVTSRTVIEARGGARGVAERLGEALRLRVVGQAPGRTPKIALELGRVNGKPESYRLTVGKRGVTLRAATPAGLFNGVQTLQQLVPASGAGTIAGGEIVDYPRFGYRGTMLDIARHFHTPDEIKRHIDEISKFKVNYLHLHLSDDQGWRIQIDSWPRLTTVGGAAGTGVDGVGGGFLTKAGYRDLVRYAASRYVTIVPEIDMPGHVNAAQVAYPELTCDGVAPPPRTDTAVGYSSLCIGSETTYRFVEDVIRELAAMTPGPYLHIGGDEAHATTEADYLTFQKRVLPLVTKYGKTAYGWNEIAAAPEAGVAVAQYWSSATQNATVAAAVANGTKVIMSPANLAYIDQKYDPSTRLGLSWAGYIEVRKAYDWDPGTHVTGVPESAVLGVEAPLWSETLRSLDDIEYMAWPRLAGLAELGWSPARDWESFRARLGAYGPRWTARGVDFYRSPQIDWAG
- a CDS encoding DUF1345 domain-containing protein; this encodes MAGQPLRWWTRESSRQILALPVVLLGFLVPADPVVQWLAGWDCYAVVYLLLTWLVFRRRDPPAARAVALASRRRTVTDRLLASAPEQFAQAAASVALVATVIALPQARTLGGPPPVVVTVCVIAVVSCWLVLQTGFAMAYLGLYATGGGLTFPGDEEPGVVDFAYFSVAIGTSFGTTDVQVTQTRIRRQVLVHGVTAFLFNALIVASAVTLLVTYISKP
- a CDS encoding MFS transporter produces the protein MTVGTDERAGVRRWAALAALTLAVTLLAVDGTVLALAVPALMADLEPTGTQLLWIGDVYSFALAGLLISMGTLADRIGRRRLLLFGVAGFGAASLLAAFAPGAGWLIAARVLLGVAGATLMPSTLSLVRNLFPEPGLRTRAIAVWAAGASGGAALGPLVGGVLLEHFWWGSVFVINLPIMLLVLLGVALLVPESRNPAPGPFDPLSALLSVTAVVPIVWAVKHVAHEGADLPALIAALAGLACAIWFVRRQRALPSPLVDVTLFTRPAFSGTILASMIAIFAFSGLLFFFSQYLQLVRGYSPLQAGLRELPLTLASIAVVAVAVRVMARLGVGRALGASLLAAAAGLAVLAVGEGLSGFAVMAVGLVVVGLGVGLAFTAATDAVLAAVPAERAGAASAISEMAYELGVALGIALLGTVQAVLYRDALPDLSGWPVGSRAAVDESLATAVQSGPAVLVPAAQEAFSSAMQTTSYVAAVLLLVAGLLAWRLVPSERVAS
- a CDS encoding zinc-dependent alcohol dehydrogenase, coding for MKALQWNGVNKLAVGEVPDPGIVNPGDVIVKVNRTVTCGSDLHLIGGYIPFMEKGDVLGHEFVGEVVEVGSEVGRHRRGDRVVVSSFIACGKCYFCSQQLFSLCDNGNTNPAITETLWGQAPGGCFGYSHAMGGNPGSHAEYVRVPFADVGAFTVPDHVSDERALFASDSAATGWMGADLGGVKPGDVVAVWGAGAVGQMAARAAQLLGADRVILIDRYDYRLQPAEKQFGVETLNYERTNVALELRERSGGRGPDVCIEAVGMEAHTAGPQNVYDQVKQQLRLETDRPSAVREAIHACRKGGSVFVLGVFAGFVDKFPLGAMMNKGLTVRGAQMHGQRYIPMLLERMAKDELVTEYLATHVMPLTEAPEGYRIFKEKEDGCLRAVFLPG
- a CDS encoding phosphotransferase; protein product: MNTGAAMAALRVTPRTGPGQLESRSGAGVHPVTTAGGRPAFLKVGTNRRELDFYRSADVPVRVPELLGHRDDALLLGAAGATVDVTQWTDAMWAALFADLAALHAAPPPPWAAPDPLTEAMARPDLALVHEFWGAEPDAGPLRAAMAGAGTAFVHGDCHTENITVDDGCLVFCDWQSTGSGRPSSDLALLSVRATPAGVRVPLENYPGRPELRRATLAEELAILIFQWPLYAGYNTAEGNERIRARGRLLARQFGDL
- a CDS encoding TetR/AcrR family transcriptional regulator; amino-acid sequence: MADSDSGGTMRDTARTRRLVLDAAARTVAAQGAGVSLDVIARDAGVSKSGLLHHFRSRDQLLRELAEDQMQQFRTAVDAAVDPRDHAAGRLVRGYVNAVFDELKDGSVAPEHIRLVAALSTVPGVDEVMRADTRHWTEQFEADGLHPDRVLLITQAADGASLAAIYEGEPNPAKRQRTRELLLRLSHGEGAP